Proteins encoded within one genomic window of Brassica rapa cultivar Chiifu-401-42 chromosome A09, CAAS_Brap_v3.01, whole genome shotgun sequence:
- the LOC103838673 gene encoding AP-3 complex subunit mu: MNCLSVSTSMEEATGRRSNLPIRSEREREREREREQYRSSMLQCIFLLSDSGEVMLEKQLTGHRVDRSICAWFWDQADSFKSLPVIASPTHYLFQIVRDGITFLACTQVEMPPLMAIEFLCRVADVLSDYLGGLNEDLVKDNFIIVYELLDEMIDNGFPLTTEPNILREMIAPPNLVSKMLSVVTGNASNVSDTLPSGAGSCVPWRPTDPKYSSNEVYVDLVEEMDAIVNRDGELVKCEIYGEVQMSSQLTGFPDLTLSFANPSVLEDMRFHPCVRFRPWESHQVLSFVPPDGQFKLMSYRVKKLKNTPLYVKPQITSDSGTCRVSVLVGIRSDPGKTIESITLSFQLPHCVSSADLSSNHGTVTILSNKTCTWTIGRIPSDKTPCLSGTLALETGLERLHVYPTFKVGFKIMGIALSGLRIEKLDLKTIPPRLYKGFRAQTRAGEFDVRL, translated from the exons ATGAACTGTTTGTCTGTTTCCACGTCAATGGAAGAAGCAACAGGGAGGAGGAGCAATCTTCCGATTcgatcagagagagagagagagagagagagagagagagagcagtaCAGGTCATCGATGCTTCAGTGTATATTTCTCCTCTCCGATTCCGG AGAGGTAATGCTGGAGAAACAGCTTACTGGTCACCGCGTCGATCGATCCATATGCGCTTGGTTCTGGGATCAAGCCGATTCCTTTAAG TCACTTCCAGTGATTGCTTCACCAACGCATTACCTTTTTCAAATCGTTCGTGATGGCATCACTTTCTTAGCTTGCACTCAAGTTGAAATGCCGCCATTGATGGCAATCGAG TTTCTCTGCAGAGTAGCTGATGTTCTGTCTGATTACCTTGGTGGGCTAAATGAAGATCTGGTCAAAGACAATTTCATCATTGTCTATGAG CTTTTGGATGAGATGATCGATAATGGTTTCCCTCTCACAACAGAACCGAACATCCTGAGGGAAATGATAGCTCCACCGAACCTTGTCAGCAAAATGTTGAGCGTTGTAACCGGAAACGCTTCAAACGTTAGTGACACGCTCCCTAGTGGAGCTGGCTCTTGTGTTCCCTGGAGACCTACTGATCCAAAGTACTCCAGCAACGAAGTCTATGTCGACCTTGTTGAAGAAATGGATGCAATCGTCAACAG GGATGGAGAATTGGTAAAATGCGAGATTTATGGCGAAGTCCAAATGAGTTCTCAGCTCACTGGTTTTCCAGATTTGACACTGTCTTTTGCAAACCCTTCTGTCCTAGAAGACATGAGGTTTCACCCCTGTGTCCGGTTCAGGCCTTGGGAGTCTCATCAAGTTCTCTCCTTTGTCCCTCCAGATGGACAGTTCAAGCTCATGAGTTACAGggtgaagaagctgaagaacacacCTTTATATGTAAAGCCTCAGATCACATCAGATTCCGGTACATGTCGGGTTAGTGTGTTAGTGGGGATCAGAAGCGACCCTGGAAAGACGATTGAGTCAATAACGTTGAGTTTCCAGCTTCCTCACTGTGTTTCATCGGCAGATCTCTCATCAAATCATGGAACTGTAACCATCCTCTCTAACAAG ACGTGTACATGGACAATAGGGAGAATCCCAAGTGACAAGACTCCATGTTTGTCAGGGACATTAGCGCTTGAAACGGGCTTAGAACGGCTCCATGTGTATCCGACATTCAAAGTTGGGTTTAAGATAATGGGGATTGCTCTCTCTGGCCTAAGAATCGAGAAACTTGATCTTAAAACTATCCCTCCTCGTTTGTACAAAGGGTTTCGTGCTCAGACACGCGCTGGAGAGTTCGACGTCAGATTGTAG
- the LOC103838680 gene encoding uncharacterized protein LOC103838680 produces MGLVTDEVRARAEKYTGDELCREKTKEFLKEVDMPNGLLPLKDIEEVGYDRETGVVWLKQKKSITHKFESIGKLVSYGTEVTAVVEVGKIKKLTGVKAKELLIWVTLNELVLEQPTSSGKINFRTPTGLSRTFPVSAFVVPEVEKPAPVKEAIAI; encoded by the coding sequence ATGGGTTTGGTTACAGATGAAGTGAGAGCTAGGGCAGAGAAATACACAGGAGACGAGTTATGCCGCGAGAAGACCAAGGAGTTCCTCAAGGAAGTAGACATGCCTAATGGGTTATTGCCATTGAAGGACATAGAAGAGGTTGGATACGACAGAGAAACAGGAGTTGTGTGGCTGAAGCAGAAGAAGAGCATCACTCACAAGTTTGAATCTATCGGGAAACTTGTCTCTTACGGCACTGAGGTCACTGCCGTGGTGGAAGTCGGAAAGATCAAGAAGCTTACCGGTGTTAAGGCCAAGGAGCTTCTGATTTGGGTCACTCTCAACGAGCTTGTCTTGGAGCAGCCAACAAGTTCAGGGAAGATCAATTTCAGGACACCGACCGGATTGTCCAGGACTTTCCCTGTTTCAGCTTTTGTGGTTCCTGAGGTTGAGAAGCCTGCACCTGTTAAAGAAGCTATTGCAATTTAA